In Methylovirgula sp., a single genomic region encodes these proteins:
- a CDS encoding tungsten formylmethanofuran dehydrogenase, translated as MTAYVDGAAVPLETAIAEAARLLDAARLPLVAGLQTDVAGARAAILLAEKLRGAYDHAASDALLRDVGVLRQAGRMVTTANDVRLRAETILLVGPRLTALWPELAERLALKEPPRLGAEKASRKIFWLGGEPGTAASVGATEIAVPAGQLPQAVAALRAAVAGRKTRTGGALAKSLTELAETLKAAHFGAAVWSAESLDELTIEALSGLVLDLNQKTRFTNLAFGPAQNAAGVLQTSGWMTGFPIRTGFGRGYPEHDVWRFDANRLVDTGEADAAVWISAYGATIPGWRRKVPFVALTKAGTTFPYPPKVQIEVGTPGQDHDAIEWAREITTFATTPAKVAGDAPRVADVIGQISEHLKGNEAC; from the coding sequence ATGACGGCTTATGTTGATGGCGCAGCGGTGCCGCTCGAAACGGCGATCGCGGAAGCGGCACGCTTACTCGACGCGGCGCGCCTGCCTCTTGTCGCGGGTTTGCAAACCGATGTCGCCGGCGCCCGCGCGGCAATCCTCCTCGCCGAGAAACTTCGCGGCGCCTACGATCACGCCGCAAGCGACGCGTTGTTGCGCGATGTCGGCGTGCTGCGTCAGGCGGGACGCATGGTGACGACGGCCAACGATGTGCGGCTTCGCGCTGAAACAATTTTGTTGGTCGGCCCGCGCCTGACGGCCCTGTGGCCGGAGCTTGCCGAGCGGCTCGCACTCAAGGAACCGCCGCGGCTCGGCGCCGAGAAAGCGTCCCGCAAAATCTTCTGGCTGGGCGGCGAGCCGGGTACCGCGGCAAGCGTCGGGGCGACAGAGATTGCGGTTCCCGCAGGTCAATTGCCGCAGGCGGTCGCGGCGCTGCGCGCAGCCGTCGCCGGACGCAAGACCCGCACGGGCGGCGCGCTCGCCAAAAGCCTGACGGAGCTTGCAGAGACTTTGAAGGCAGCGCATTTCGGCGCGGCGGTCTGGTCGGCTGAATCTCTCGATGAACTGACTATCGAAGCGTTGAGCGGATTGGTCCTCGACCTCAACCAGAAGACGCGTTTCACCAATCTCGCCTTCGGGCCGGCGCAGAACGCGGCTGGCGTTCTGCAGACGTCGGGCTGGATGACGGGCTTTCCGATCCGCACCGGCTTTGGCCGCGGCTATCCCGAACATGACGTCTGGCGCTTCGATGCCAACCGTTTGGTCGATACCGGCGAAGCCGATGCGGCTGTGTGGATTTCGGCCTATGGCGCGACAATTCCGGGCTGGCGCCGCAAAGTGCCGTTCGTTGCGCTGACCAAAGCGGGCACGACATTCCCCTATCCGCCGAAAGTGCAGATCGAGGTCGGCACGCCGGGCCAGGATCACGATGCGATCGAATGGGCGCGCGAAATCACGACCTTCGCCACGACGCCTGCCAAGGTCGCCGGCGATGCGCCGCGCGTCGCCGACGTCATCGGCCAGATCAGCGAACATCTGAAAGGAAACGAGGCATGTTGA
- a CDS encoding 4a-hydroxytetrahydrobiopterin dehydratase gives MSERQREHTYDEAEIKARLERELPHWKYEDGWIKRTYRTHSWKSTLMVINTVGHLAEAAWHHPDITASYAWVEVRLKNHAAKGITDKDFQLAKKIEDVVHWQPGKEGAALEGTPADDQRFAYIKYDKN, from the coding sequence ATGAGTGAGCGTCAACGCGAACACACCTATGACGAAGCCGAGATCAAGGCGCGCCTCGAACGCGAATTGCCGCATTGGAAATATGAAGATGGGTGGATAAAACGCACTTATCGTACCCATAGCTGGAAGAGCACGCTGATGGTGATCAATACGGTAGGCCATTTGGCCGAAGCCGCCTGGCACCATCCTGACATCACGGCGTCTTATGCCTGGGTTGAAGTCCGCTTGAAGAATCACGCCGCCAAGGGCATCACGGACAAGGACTTTCAACTCGCGAAGAAGATCGAGGATGTCGTGCACTGGCAGCCGGGCAAGGAAGGCGCCGCGCTCGAAGGTACGCCCGCTGACGATCAGCGCTTCGCTTATATAAAATACGACAAAAACTGA
- a CDS encoding beta-ribofuranosylaminobenzene 5'-phosphate synthase family protein: MQTRVSVQTSARLHLGFFDLNGSLGRRFGSFGLALDRPVTTLTVFRAPELTVGGPDADRVGAHIEALRSHLHLDATYGARVEQAIPAHAGLGSGTQLAFALAAGLRRLEGLTEDFAGDALLLQRGGRSGIGAALFSRGGLVVDGGHGPHTVLPPVLSHLPFPEDWRVILVMDSTFSGVHGAEERAAFAALPTFSAAASADICHRLLMQALPALVERDLGQFGEAVSHIQAILGDYFAPAQGGGRYTSAAVGAVMSRLAHFGAQGIGQSSWGPTGFAFAASDDEAQRLVRRVREERPAQKAENEGDPVLVVCKAINHGAKITLNSSAQDFKSAPHHSNA; the protein is encoded by the coding sequence ATGCAAACTCGCGTGTCGGTCCAGACCTCCGCCCGTCTTCATCTCGGGTTTTTCGATCTCAACGGGAGCCTTGGCCGCCGTTTCGGCAGTTTTGGTCTGGCGCTCGACCGGCCGGTCACGACGCTGACGGTTTTTCGCGCCCCCGAACTCACCGTAGGCGGTCCGGATGCGGATCGCGTCGGCGCCCATATCGAGGCCCTGCGGTCGCATCTTCATCTCGACGCGACCTATGGGGCCCGGGTCGAGCAGGCCATTCCCGCCCATGCGGGTCTCGGCTCGGGCACGCAGCTCGCCTTTGCCTTGGCGGCAGGGCTGCGCCGGCTTGAAGGCTTGACGGAGGATTTCGCCGGCGACGCTCTGCTGCTGCAGCGGGGCGGGCGCTCCGGTATAGGCGCCGCTTTATTCTCGCGCGGCGGCCTTGTGGTCGACGGCGGCCACGGCCCGCATACCGTCCTGCCGCCGGTTTTGAGCCATTTGCCGTTCCCGGAGGATTGGCGCGTAATTCTCGTGATGGACAGTACTTTTAGTGGGGTTCACGGCGCCGAGGAGCGCGCCGCCTTCGCGGCTCTGCCCACATTTTCAGCGGCTGCGTCCGCCGACATCTGCCACCGGCTGCTCATGCAGGCGCTTCCAGCTCTGGTCGAGCGGGATTTGGGGCAATTCGGCGAGGCGGTGAGCCATATCCAGGCGATCCTCGGCGATTATTTTGCCCCGGCACAGGGCGGCGGGCGCTATACAAGCGCCGCGGTCGGCGCCGTCATGTCGCGACTTGCACATTTTGGCGCGCAAGGTATCGGTCAAAGCTCCTGGGGGCCGACAGGCTTTGCCTTTGCCGCCAGCGACGATGAAGCGCAGCGACTTGTACGCCGCGTTCGGGAAGAAAGGCCCGCGCAAAAGGCGGAGAACGAGGGGGACCCGGTCTTGGTCGTTTGCAAAGCCATCAATCACGGCGCCAAAATCACGCTGAATTCTTCCGCCCAGGATTTTAAAAGCGCGCCTCACCATTCAAACGCCTAA
- a CDS encoding NAD(P)-dependent methylenetetrahydromethanopterin dehydrogenase gives MAKLILHMLSPLKHMSPFDVNMALDAGYDSVTPYTSVTLEEIEPLVQDAMFSRSPRDAVRTGVFIAGKDAIQALDMLEKAKKTLLKPFEISLFADPAGSFTTAAAMVACVEKVLKEKKKRTLSGTKVVVYGATGVVGFSSAVIAALEGAHVTLAGYNGPERVERATQEIKKRFGVETYFADASDPEKVLNLLVNSEIALCAGRAGVQILSAADISKATGLLVCADVNAVPPLGIEGVGLHDDGKELPGGSYGIGALAIGNVKYQTEFRLFKKMATSDAPLCIDFRDAFKLARELV, from the coding sequence ATGGCAAAACTCATCCTGCACATGCTGAGCCCGCTGAAACACATGAGCCCGTTCGACGTGAACATGGCGCTCGATGCCGGCTATGATTCGGTGACCCCATATACGAGCGTCACGCTCGAAGAGATCGAGCCGCTGGTGCAGGACGCGATGTTCTCCCGTTCGCCGCGCGATGCCGTGCGCACCGGCGTCTTCATCGCCGGCAAGGATGCGATCCAGGCGCTCGACATGCTCGAGAAGGCCAAGAAGACTTTGCTGAAGCCATTCGAGATTTCGCTTTTCGCCGATCCGGCCGGTTCGTTCACGACAGCGGCCGCGATGGTCGCCTGCGTCGAGAAGGTCTTGAAGGAAAAGAAAAAGCGCACGCTGTCGGGCACCAAAGTCGTCGTCTATGGCGCGACCGGCGTCGTCGGTTTCTCGTCGGCGGTCATTGCCGCGCTCGAAGGCGCGCATGTGACTCTCGCCGGTTACAATGGCCCGGAGCGCGTCGAAAGGGCGACGCAGGAAATCAAGAAGCGTTTCGGGGTCGAGACCTATTTCGCCGATGCCAGCGATCCGGAGAAAGTGCTCAACCTGCTGGTCAATTCTGAAATCGCACTCTGCGCCGGGCGCGCGGGCGTGCAAATTCTGTCCGCCGCCGATATCAGCAAGGCAACCGGCCTGCTCGTTTGTGCCGACGTCAACGCTGTCCCGCCGCTCGGCATCGAAGGTGTCGGTCTGCATGACGACGGCAAGGAATTGCCCGGTGGCAGCTACGGCATCGGTGCGCTCGCGATCGGCAATGTGAAGTATCAGACGGAATTCCGCCTGTTCAAAAAGATGGCGACGTCCGACGCGCCGCTTTGCATCGACTTCCGCGATGCGTTCAAACTCGCGCGTGAGCTTGTCTGA
- a CDS encoding ATP-grasp domain-containing protein yields MSEAKAILIAAASGRALAAAARLSGYRPRVVDFFDDDDTRALASATASIADPAQGFTDDDLISRLRELARGETPIGLVYGSGFEDRPEILAALAKEFLVFGNNAPNVARAKDPRELAALCRELDIPHPEIRFDLPGDPEHWLIKRQGGGGGIHIRPADAPLEAGDYYQRRVPGAPVSVLLLADGHSAQILGTSSQWTAESPNLPYRFGGAVRPALGANAQLAAMSEAGQKIVVALGLVGLNSVDFLAEANGFHLLEVNPRPGATLDIFMDRDGALFDAHLAACRGHLPRQPLVFTKAAATAIAYAPRELPSMPRLAWPDWCKDRQRPGTFLRAGDPVCTLSAEADTAAAARARVGERLALFDDYLLREAQKECAA; encoded by the coding sequence TTGTCTGAGGCGAAAGCGATTTTGATTGCCGCTGCCTCGGGGCGAGCCCTCGCCGCCGCGGCGCGGCTTTCGGGTTATCGTCCGCGCGTCGTCGATTTTTTTGACGATGACGATACGCGGGCGCTGGCGTCGGCGACGGCTTCGATCGCCGATCCGGCGCAAGGGTTTACCGACGATGATCTGATCTCACGTTTGCGCGAGCTCGCGCGGGGAGAAACTCCCATTGGGCTCGTTTACGGCAGCGGCTTCGAAGATCGCCCCGAAATTCTCGCCGCGCTGGCGAAGGAATTTTTGGTCTTCGGCAACAATGCCCCGAACGTCGCGCGTGCGAAAGACCCGCGCGAGCTTGCGGCGCTGTGCCGTGAGCTGGACATCCCGCATCCTGAGATTCGTTTTGATCTACCGGGTGATCCCGAACATTGGCTGATCAAGCGGCAAGGTGGTGGTGGCGGCATTCATATCCGTCCAGCCGATGCACCGCTTGAGGCCGGCGATTATTATCAACGCCGCGTACCGGGCGCCCCCGTCTCGGTCCTGCTGCTGGCCGACGGCCACTCGGCGCAAATTCTCGGCACCTCTTCGCAATGGACAGCGGAGTCGCCGAACCTGCCTTACCGGTTTGGCGGCGCGGTGCGTCCCGCGTTAGGCGCTAACGCACAGCTTGCGGCTATGAGTGAGGCCGGTCAGAAGATCGTCGTCGCGCTCGGCCTTGTCGGCCTGAACAGCGTCGATTTCCTCGCCGAAGCCAACGGCTTTCACTTGCTCGAAGTGAATCCGCGCCCTGGGGCCACGCTTGACATTTTTATGGATCGCGACGGCGCGCTCTTCGACGCACATTTGGCCGCATGTCGCGGCCACTTGCCGCGGCAGCCATTGGTCTTTACCAAGGCAGCCGCAACAGCGATCGCTTATGCGCCCCGCGAACTTCCCTCCATGCCTCGTCTCGCGTGGCCGGACTGGTGCAAGGACCGGCAGAGGCCCGGAACATTTTTGCGCGCGGGCGATCCCGTCTGCACGCTTTCGGCTGAGGCCGACACCGCCGCTGCAGCCCGTGCGCGCGTCGGTGAACGTCTCGCGCTCTTCGACGATTATCTGTTGCGTGAAGCTCAAAAGGAATGCGCCGCATGA
- the mch gene encoding methenyltetrahydromethanopterin cyclohydrolase: MTEAPKISVNSLAGTIVDRMVAEADKLRIIVSEGSLGETLIDAGVKAVGGFDVGLLMAEICLGGLGSVTLTPYAATAKWPFHLTVRTCDPVIACLASQYAGWALSHEKWFALGSGPARALALKEPLFQDLGYADKANRATLIIEGDKPPPAEVVAKVAKDTGVDARHLTFVYAPTRSLAGSLQVVARVLEVALHKAHELKFPLSRIIDGIGTAPLSPPHPDFVQAMGRTNDAIIYGGLTHLFVTGPADEARALAEKLPSKTSRDYGEPFSDIFKKFKGDFYKIDPMLFSPAVAVVTAVESGETFFGGEINESALNASFS, from the coding sequence ATGACCGAAGCCCCGAAAATCAGCGTCAACAGCCTCGCCGGCACGATCGTCGACCGCATGGTCGCGGAGGCCGACAAGCTGCGCATCATCGTGTCCGAGGGATCGCTCGGCGAAACTTTGATCGATGCCGGTGTTAAGGCCGTCGGCGGCTTTGACGTCGGTCTGCTGATGGCGGAAATCTGCCTCGGCGGTCTCGGTTCGGTGACGCTGACGCCTTATGCCGCGACGGCGAAATGGCCGTTCCATCTGACGGTCCGGACCTGCGATCCGGTCATCGCCTGCCTCGCCAGCCAATATGCCGGCTGGGCTCTTTCCCATGAAAAATGGTTCGCGCTCGGCTCAGGGCCGGCCCGGGCTCTGGCGCTCAAGGAGCCGCTATTCCAGGATCTCGGCTATGCCGACAAAGCCAATCGCGCGACCCTGATCATCGAAGGCGACAAGCCGCCGCCGGCAGAAGTCGTCGCGAAGGTGGCCAAGGATACGGGCGTCGATGCGCGTCATCTCACCTTCGTTTATGCGCCAACGCGCAGCCTTGCCGGCAGCCTGCAGGTTGTTGCGCGCGTGCTCGAAGTCGCGCTGCATAAGGCGCACGAGCTGAAATTCCCGCTGTCGCGCATCATCGACGGCATCGGCACGGCGCCGCTGTCGCCGCCGCATCCGGATTTCGTTCAGGCCATGGGCCGCACCAATGATGCGATCATCTATGGCGGCCTGACGCATCTCTTCGTCACCGGCCCGGCTGACGAGGCACGTGCACTGGCCGAGAAACTGCCGAGTAAGACCTCGCGCGATTATGGCGAGCCCTTCTCCGACATCTTCAAGAAATTCAAAGGCGATTTCTACAAGATCGATCCGATGCTGTTCAGTCCCGCGGTCGCCGTGGTGACGGCGGTCGAGAGCGGCGAAACCTTCTTCGGCGGCGAGATCAACGAGAGCGCGTTGAATGCCTCCTTCTCTTGA
- a CDS encoding RimK family alpha-L-glutamate ligase: MPPSLEADLALEAGPRIALLVDKIEFHAKELTRAFAKLGARAVPMRLSAFSLDTRRPSGIAIPGFGTRLPDLVLVRAVGLGTFESTTLRLGLLHALVGMGVPVANSPRSIELCVDKAATSFRCFNQGVATPETFALESPRQTRALVRRESSRGPLVLKPLFGAQGRGLKLIRHESDLPDIAEMAGVYYLQRYIGVERDGFSDCRALVAGGRVLAAMTRRADHWITNVKLGAKPEPVTLDDEMRDLAVRAAAAVEAEFAGVDLLRGADGRWYVIEVNSMPGWQGLQSVTDFSIADELAALLLARHGLARGAAELAS, from the coding sequence ATGCCTCCTTCTCTTGAGGCAGATCTTGCTCTTGAGGCAGGTCCCCGGATCGCGCTTCTCGTCGATAAGATCGAATTTCATGCAAAGGAACTGACGCGCGCCTTCGCCAAGCTCGGGGCGCGCGCGGTGCCGATGCGGCTCTCGGCCTTCAGCCTCGATACGCGGCGGCCGAGCGGTATCGCCATTCCCGGCTTCGGCACGCGTTTGCCGGACCTCGTTCTGGTGCGCGCAGTCGGTCTCGGCACATTCGAATCAACCACGCTGCGGCTTGGGCTTTTGCACGCCCTCGTCGGCATGGGCGTACCGGTCGCGAATTCACCGCGATCGATCGAACTCTGCGTCGATAAGGCGGCAACGAGCTTCCGCTGCTTCAATCAAGGCGTTGCGACGCCGGAAACTTTCGCGCTCGAAAGCCCGCGGCAGACACGCGCGCTGGTGCGCCGCGAGTCTTCGCGTGGGCCGCTGGTGCTCAAACCTTTGTTCGGCGCGCAAGGTCGCGGCCTCAAGCTGATCCGCCACGAATCCGATCTGCCGGACATCGCCGAAATGGCGGGGGTGTATTATCTGCAGCGCTATATCGGCGTCGAACGCGACGGCTTCTCTGATTGCCGTGCGCTCGTCGCGGGCGGCCGCGTGCTTGCAGCAATGACGCGGCGCGCCGATCATTGGATCACCAATGTCAAACTTGGCGCCAAGCCGGAACCTGTGACACTGGACGACGAGATGCGCGATCTCGCTGTGCGCGCTGCCGCCGCAGTGGAGGCAGAATTCGCCGGCGTCGATCTGCTGCGCGGCGCCGATGGCCGCTGGTATGTGATCGAAGTCAATTCCATGCCCGGCTGGCAAGGCCTGCAAAGCGTGACCGATTTCTCGATCGCCGACGAACTTGCGGCGCTCCTGCTTGCCCGTCACGGTCTTGCGAGAGGCGCAGCCGAGCTGGCCTCCTGA
- a CDS encoding triphosphoribosyl-dephospho-CoA synthase, translating to MRKTGSHFLASRSSAQIADAFRAACREEIEAPKPGNVHVFASGHNMEAAHFLTSADVSAGPISASGVSVGTRVLAAVEASFAAVGMNTNLGIILLCAPLTAAAERRGDLHRALADVLAGLDREDAAHVFRAIALASPGGLGDAERYDVRKPADIDLMEAMREAAPRDRIAYQYASNFDDIFVTGFASLEEAKEAEINPPLRAVNVYLSFLSRFPDTHIFRKFGAAAAAAVQQEAGEILPLFKARPHDCLTELLAFDARLKARGLNPGTSADLTVATLFADRLRNGLPIRRNDG from the coding sequence ATGCGAAAAACCGGGAGCCACTTTCTCGCATCCCGCTCTAGCGCGCAGATCGCCGACGCGTTCCGCGCCGCCTGCCGCGAAGAAATTGAGGCCCCGAAGCCAGGCAATGTTCATGTCTTCGCCAGCGGCCACAATATGGAGGCGGCGCATTTCCTGACGAGCGCCGACGTCTCCGCCGGTCCCATATCCGCGTCGGGCGTGTCTGTTGGGACGCGCGTGCTCGCGGCAGTCGAGGCAAGCTTTGCCGCGGTCGGGATGAATACGAATCTTGGAATCATTCTGCTCTGTGCGCCGCTGACGGCAGCGGCGGAACGCCGCGGCGATTTGCATCGCGCGCTTGCCGATGTGTTGGCCGGTCTCGATCGCGAGGATGCCGCGCATGTCTTCCGCGCGATCGCGCTTGCGAGCCCCGGCGGCCTGGGGGATGCTGAGCGTTACGACGTGCGCAAGCCGGCGGATATCGATCTCATGGAGGCCATGCGCGAGGCCGCGCCACGCGACCGGATCGCCTATCAATATGCGTCGAATTTCGATGATATTTTTGTGACGGGGTTTGCGTCCCTTGAAGAGGCGAAAGAAGCCGAGATAAATCCTCCTCTGCGAGCCGTGAATGTGTATCTTTCTTTCCTAAGCCGCTTCCCTGACACGCATATTTTTCGCAAATTTGGCGCGGCCGCGGCTGCCGCAGTGCAACAGGAAGCCGGCGAGATATTGCCGCTTTTTAAGGCGCGCCCACACGATTGTTTGACCGAGCTTCTGGCCTTCGATGCGAGGCTCAAGGCACGTGGTCTCAATCCCGGAACCAGCGCGGACCTGACCGTTGCGACTCTTTTCGCCGATCGGCTGCGCAATGGCTTGCCGATCCGCCGCAATGATGGTTGA
- the fae gene encoding formaldehyde-activating enzyme: MAKITKLGVGESLVGEGNEVAHIDLIIGPRGSSAETAFANALVNNKDGFTTLLAVVAPNLLVKPNTILFNKVTIKGAKQAVQMFGPAQHAVAKAVADSVAEGVIPVEEADDLFIAVGVFIHWDATDDKKIHDYNYQATKESILRAVTGEPKASEVVAKRNTAKHPFSPE, from the coding sequence ATGGCCAAGATAACGAAACTTGGTGTTGGCGAATCGCTCGTCGGCGAGGGCAATGAGGTCGCGCATATCGATCTCATCATCGGACCGCGCGGTAGCTCGGCGGAAACGGCCTTCGCCAACGCGCTGGTCAATAACAAGGACGGTTTCACGACGCTTCTCGCCGTGGTCGCTCCGAACCTGCTCGTCAAGCCCAACACGATCCTCTTCAACAAGGTCACCATCAAGGGCGCCAAGCAGGCCGTTCAGATGTTTGGCCCGGCGCAGCACGCCGTTGCCAAGGCGGTCGCCGATAGCGTCGCCGAGGGCGTGATCCCGGTCGAAGAAGCTGACGATCTCTTCATCGCCGTCGGCGTGTTCATCCATTGGGATGCCACCGACGACAAGAAGATCCACGACTACAACTACCAGGCCACGAAGGAATCGATTCTGCGCGCCGTCACCGGCGAGCCGAAGGCTTCGGAAGTCGTTGCCAAGCGCAACACCGCCAAGCACCCCTTCTCGCCGGAATAA
- a CDS encoding HisA/HisF-related TIM barrel protein: MDIIPVIDLKGGTVVRARAGARAHYAPIETPLAPTSRPRDIVAGFLTLHPFRKIYIADLDAITGVGDHATIVAELEDAFPEIEFWVDSGIATETQAANWIDQHRGALVIGSESLDESATRPQLRAESRRVLSLDFRGDVFQGPARLAADTSLWPQRIIVMTLAKVGTGSGPDFQRLGEIRAQAPKHEIYAAGGIRDGNDLRALAMAGTAGALVATALHDGKITKQHLSAHSPP, encoded by the coding sequence ATGGACATTATCCCGGTCATCGATCTGAAGGGCGGCACGGTGGTGCGCGCACGCGCCGGGGCGCGGGCGCATTATGCGCCGATCGAGACGCCACTTGCGCCGACGAGCCGGCCGCGCGATATAGTCGCAGGTTTTCTCACATTGCATCCATTTCGCAAAATCTACATTGCCGATCTCGACGCAATTACCGGCGTTGGCGATCACGCAACCATCGTTGCCGAACTTGAGGACGCATTCCCCGAAATCGAGTTTTGGGTCGATTCGGGAATCGCAACAGAAACCCAAGCCGCCAATTGGATCGACCAGCATCGCGGCGCGCTTGTGATCGGCAGTGAGAGCCTCGACGAGTCTGCGACACGTCCGCAGCTTCGAGCCGAATCGCGACGCGTGCTGTCACTCGATTTTCGTGGCGATGTTTTTCAGGGGCCGGCGCGACTGGCGGCGGATACGTCGCTTTGGCCCCAGCGCATCATCGTGATGACTTTGGCCAAGGTCGGCACGGGCAGCGGGCCGGATTTCCAGCGTCTCGGAGAGATTCGCGCGCAGGCGCCCAAGCATGAAATTTACGCGGCAGGCGGCATTCGTGATGGCAATGATTTGCGCGCGCTTGCAATGGCTGGAACTGCGGGCGCACTCGTCGCCACGGCGTTGCACGACGGCAAGATCACCAAGCAGCATCTTAGCGCGCACAGCCCCCCATAA
- a CDS encoding hydantoinase/oxoprolinase family protein: protein MPGIIGWDIGGAHLKAARLESGMIVDVVQIACPLWLGLDQLYKAFDEAKAGLGVADINVATMTGELSDAFTDRASGVLAISAAAVNALGPTLIYAGPAGFVAADIAAQNVATIASANWHASATFVARHIGEALFVDMGSTTTDIIPLKESKVAARGYSDATRMAHGELVYAGVVRSFLMAGLRLVPFGGHWVPIMNEAFATTSDVYRILGDLPADTDLMPTADGQPKTIEASRARLARQIGLDAREVSAQALDQLAAFFAETQLREIFDGACLVLSDALLKDTAPVVGAGAGRFVVERLAARLGRAYIDVADMLPVAAALRGQAADCLPACAVALLANSSLRTK, encoded by the coding sequence ATGCCGGGCATCATCGGCTGGGACATCGGCGGCGCGCATTTGAAAGCCGCGCGGCTCGAAAGTGGCATGATCGTCGATGTCGTGCAGATCGCCTGTCCGCTGTGGCTGGGTCTCGATCAATTATACAAAGCCTTTGACGAAGCCAAGGCGGGGCTTGGCGTGGCCGACATCAACGTCGCGACGATGACCGGCGAATTGTCCGACGCCTTTACCGATCGCGCATCCGGCGTCTTGGCGATTTCGGCGGCGGCGGTAAACGCCCTCGGTCCGACGTTGATTTATGCCGGGCCGGCAGGTTTCGTCGCGGCAGATATAGCGGCGCAGAATGTCGCTACGATTGCCTCCGCAAACTGGCACGCGAGCGCGACGTTTGTGGCCAGACATATTGGCGAGGCGCTCTTTGTCGATATGGGTTCGACGACGACCGACATCATTCCGCTGAAAGAAAGCAAAGTCGCGGCGCGGGGCTATAGCGACGCGACGCGCATGGCGCATGGCGAACTGGTCTATGCCGGTGTCGTGCGCAGTTTCCTGATGGCCGGGCTGCGGCTCGTGCCGTTCGGCGGACACTGGGTGCCGATCATGAACGAGGCGTTTGCCACGACGAGCGACGTCTATCGTATTCTCGGTGATCTTCCGGCAGATACCGATCTCATGCCGACAGCCGATGGTCAGCCGAAAACGATCGAAGCCTCACGGGCGCGGCTCGCGCGGCAGATCGGCCTCGACGCACGCGAAGTTAGCGCACAGGCGCTCGATCAGCTTGCGGCCTTCTTTGCCGAGACGCAATTGCGCGAAATTTTCGACGGCGCGTGTCTCGTTCTATCAGATGCCTTGCTTAAAGATACTGCGCCTGTCGTCGGCGCAGGCGCGGGGCGCTTCGTTGTCGAACGGCTCGCCGCGCGGCTTGGACGCGCTTACATTGATGTCGCCGATATGCTCCCTGTCGCGGCGGCACTGCGCGGCCAGGCCGCCGATTGTCTGCCGGCCTGCGCGGTTGCTTTGCTGGCCAATTCGTCACTGCGAACGAAGTGA
- a CDS encoding DUF447 domain-containing protein, protein MPMIRETVVTTADAQGNVHVAPLGLIADGDQWIIAPFRPSTTLDNLRAVPFAVANYIDDVRIFAGCLTGRRDWPLVATEDFIVPRLLAALTHAELSVAHIEEHEQRPRFHCRVAKQVQHAPFEGMNRAKAAVLELAVLSSRLDFLPREKIESEMAYLQIAIDKTAGEDEAEAWSWLVEKVQTHYTAV, encoded by the coding sequence ATGCCGATGATCCGCGAAACTGTGGTGACGACGGCCGATGCACAGGGCAACGTCCATGTTGCGCCACTCGGCCTGATTGCCGACGGCGATCAATGGATCATCGCCCCGTTCCGACCCTCGACGACGCTCGATAATCTGCGCGCGGTGCCGTTTGCGGTCGCCAATTATATCGATGACGTCCGCATCTTCGCCGGGTGCCTGACCGGCCGGCGTGACTGGCCGTTGGTTGCGACGGAGGATTTTATTGTGCCTCGCCTCCTCGCGGCGCTGACGCATGCCGAACTTTCCGTCGCCCATATCGAGGAGCACGAACAGCGGCCGCGCTTTCACTGCCGCGTCGCAAAGCAAGTTCAGCACGCGCCGTTCGAGGGCATGAACCGCGCCAAGGCCGCGGTGCTCGAACTCGCGGTGCTCTCAAGCCGTCTCGATTTTCTGCCGCGCGAAAAGATCGAATCCGAGATGGCCTATCTGCAAATCGCTATCGACAAGACGGCCGGCGAAGACGAAGCCGAGGCTTGGAGCTGGCTCGTCGAGAAAGTGCAGACACACTATACCGCTGTATAA